The Meles meles chromosome 12, mMelMel3.1 paternal haplotype, whole genome shotgun sequence genomic sequence TGTGATGCTTTCAATGTGGGGACCTTGATGACTTCTGTGGCTCCTTGTGGGGCCATCAGATCTCAGATGGTAAGAATCAGGGATAAGAAGGCCTCTCAAGAAAGATTTTGCGGAGGCAGGATTTGGGGTGAGGTTTACTTTCCTCATTATACTTTTCTAAGTTGGTATTAACTCTCCTGTCTCACTTTAGAAAAATCAAACAATCAAGCTCTTTTCTCCCATctcaggagggaggaggaagctcTCCTGGGAGTCAAGGTTTCAACATGGGGACAGCGACAGTTGTCTGGGGTTTGGCCCCTGATGGGTCTGAGTGGGAAACAGAGGCCACCCAGAAGCCACTGCGGGAGCCAATTCTGTGCTCATCAGGGGACACCAGCCTCATTTCCAGAGCATTTCCTGTCCTGCAGCAGGGCTCAGGGATGACGGGGCCTGTGGAGAGGAGCCCGTGCCCTTGGAGAAGCAGGGGCCCCTGCCCGGAGCGGCTGTGCTGGAACTTTTTAGACTAGCTTCAAAGACCTTCTGCCGCTGTCAGTCTCTCCCCTCCATCCGTCCCTCCACAGGAGTTAGGTATTTACAGGATCAATCCGACTTTACTAGAAGACAGAAGGAGGTGTGTTTAGAGCCAATGCAATCATAAAGGACCTGGAAGTAGCCTTGTCATTTTAAAGACATtagaactgaggctcagagaggttaagctaCGTGTTAAAGGTCCCACAGCCGGCGGCTCAGAGGcaaggctgggagggagggcagggggccctCCGTTCAGGGCTTGGGGGGACGGGCTGTCCGGTCACAACCACAAAGCATTCCTGGGGAATACACAGAACGTGTTCAGACCGACCCCtcgttttttaaagaaatttggtTCTTCTCTATATGtattatttagtttttgtttccatGTTGTATTTAGTGGTCTctgaaaggacaaaaaaaatttttttggctcAAGGCTTTCTGTCCCCTGACTTAAGTCTGTGGCATAAACTACCAGAGGGCAACATGAATTAGTGAAGGTCAGGTCAGGGCCTCCACGGGGCTGGGCACGGCAGGGCAGAGCAGTGAGCTGGGGACCGGTCTCCCCATACCCCCCCCAGGCAACGCCCATGCAGCTCCCAGACCCCTAGCCGTCCCCCGAAGTGTTACCTCAGCAGGGCCTTGACTCCTGTACACCGGATGTCGTAGGACACCGAGTACATTTCATACATAGTGGCCTTCACGTTCAGGCAGCCAATGACATCCTTGGGGTTCAGCTTGTACAAATCGAAGGTGACCCTTGCTATCCCTGCTTTCTTTGGCTGCTGGCGAGCTGAGACGTAGTTGCCACCCTAGGaccaaggagggagggagggacgtcAGGAACATCTCCAGCTGTGACGTGTGCATCCCATAATTCTAGGTTTTTGCCCGTCTTGACTCTGCTGGCTTCAAATCTGTTCGTGACTGAGCTGCTAATTACTTGAGGCATGTTTCTGGCAGATCAGTATGCTCCCACTGCTCCCGTGTCCTAACCTGTAAGAAATGATCCTTCCCTAAGCTACTTTCACAGTTTAGTGACTCGGGGTCAGTGTGGTTTGGCTCTGGGGCCGGGACTGTAGGATGACTGCGCTATTGACATGAGGTACTGAGCATATGCGGCCTGGTCCCTTAGGGTCACCCGTGGTGACTTGATTGATAGGGACGATCTCATGAGTATAGCACAGTGTGCTCAAAGAGGAGTGGACAGCTATTTCCATTTCACAAGAGGCTGCCAGGCAGGAAGCTTTAGAATCAAGTGACTAAAGCAAGGGGCATGGCATCTGGGGAACTCCGtccgtgaagcctctgccttcggctcagctcatgatcctggggtcctggggtcgagccccgcaacgggctccttgctccggaggaagcctgcttctctctctcccactcccccgcttgtgttccctctcttgctgtgtctctctctgtcaaacaaataaataaaatcttaaaaaaaaaaaaaaattaagcaagggGCAGGGCAAGAGCTTCCCAGGGCTGCCTCTGCTTTCTAGTCACTGCCTGGGATGAATGCGGACCTCCTGGGGACAAGGAAAGCTGTCTGGTTCCAATTGCCATGGAGGTCCTCGTGAAACATCAGTAGACCCTTCAGGTCAGGGGAGAAAGCCAGAGACCTTTGTCAGTCCCCAGGTTTACAAAGAGCCCTGGAAAGTCTTCCCCACAGAAAGCTTTGCAAACAGCAAGAACGGATCAACACTGTGCCAAGGGCAACTCTCCCTAGGACTGGCTCCATGCAGGGATCTGCAGGATCCAGGATTCAAAAGTACACAATCAATCCAGTTACTATGTTTCAGGAACCTTGGGGGTTGGGAGACCAAAACTTAAGGAAGGGGGTTGTCATTCACCAATGACAACAAAGACTCTAGGTGAAGGTAAAAACGAATTCCCCAGAAGTACCTACTTCTTGGTGGAACcactcttctctcctcccactcAGGACATACACAACAAGTTGTTTAATGCACAAGGGATCCAGCTGCTTATTTAGGCAGTATTAACTGTCCAGCATTTAGGaaacactattattattatttcttaagtagtgtggagcccaatggggacttgaactcatgaccccgagttcaggacctgagctgagatcaagagtgggattctttttttttttctcttttatttatttatttatttatttagtttttgtttttatttgtttatttacagcataacagtgttcattgttttggcatcacacccagtgctccatgcagtacgtgccctccctattacccaccaccttgttcctcaacctcccacccaagAGTGGGattcttaactaactgagctacccaggcactcctaggaaacatatttttttaaaaattaagattataggggcacctgggtggctcagtgggttaaagcctctgcctttggctcgggacatgatcccagggtcttgggatcgagccccacatcgggctctctgctcagcggggagcctgcttcccccccacccccacctctgcctgcctctctgcctacttgtgatctctgcctgtcaaataaataaataaaatcttttaaaaaagaattaagattaTACAATGAGGGGCacacaggtggctcagtgggttaagcatctgccttcagctcaggtcatgatcccagtgttctgggatcaagtcccacatggggctccttgcttatttgggaatctgcttctccctctgcctctgcctgctgctccccccgcttgtgctcgctctctgtcaaataaataaataaaaatcttaaaaaaaaaaaaaagattatggaaTGAGAAGGAGGGTTTTACCTAAAATCCGGCCTCTGTTCTTTCTCACTGCTTCATGTTCCTTTCTGATATATAGAAGTTTGTATCTTATTCCCCCTAAATGTCTTCCTTAAGTTTTGGTCTTAAATCAAAATCAGCCCTCACAAGCTCCACGGTGACAAGGACTTCTCTGACCTGCTGgctaaggaagaagaaaggatcGCCAGGCAGCCTGGTCCTTCCGCTCCCTCCCAGGCCTCCACAGGCTCAGACTGAGGACGGGCGACCCCTGGTGGCTATTTCTTGGGGGCTGTTCTTGTTGGAGTTAAATACAATTGGCTTCACTGATTTGGGAAAAAATACACACCTACAAGGTGGGTAGGCTCTTATAATCAGCTTGGAGGTGCTCATTTCCACTGGAGGGAAGAAGGTTGAACAAGTCAAGAGATGACACAGGTCCCAAGTCACTTGTCAAGCAGGCCGTTGGGGACTGCGAGATCTCCTGCCCCCTTGGACACACCACCTCAAAGGATTATTTGCACCCACAGCCTCTCAGCGCCCTGCTCTCTGGCTCAGTCTCCCGGCGCCCACCCAAGCTGAGGGCGTACTCCCGCAGTGTCtgttataaaaacaaacagaaaaactgcCCTTCCCTTCTGAGCTAGTTTCCTGTTGCTcttgtaacaaatgaccacaaactcagtggcttgaaacaacgGAGACTTAGACCAGAACAATCTGGAGGTCAGCAGTCTAGTGAGCTGGCAGGGctgttccttctggaagcttcttggGGAGACAGGGACACCCTCGCCTTCTCCAGGTTCTGAATGTGCCCTCGTTCCTTGACTGTTCACCTCTCCCCTCCTAGTTCCCTGCATCTGGCCCTCACTCTGACCCTCCTGTCCCTCTGTAAGGATGCTGCGATGATACTGGTCCCCAGGTTACCCAGGCCCATCTCCCCAGCTCAAGAGCCTTAACTTATCCACACCCGCTAGGTCCATTTGCCAAGTACAGTAACACCTTCACGGACTCCAAGGGTTAGGCTGTGGGCATCTCAGGAGGCCATTATTCTGCCCACAACATCTTTCTCCAACAAAAAGGCCCAAGATGgccttttaaaagatttgtctAATTCACCCTATGCTCTTCCAATCCTGCAGTAACCCTCCCACCCCAGTTGTGGCCACAACAATATCTTTGAATATAGCCAAATGCCTCTCAAGGGGTAAGattgccccccccccgccccgttgaGAACCTCTGTTTGATGGAGATCTACAGTTCTACTGAAatccacataaacaaaagctatTGGGGGTCATCATTCATTCTGAAGAGTGTAAAGGGGTTCTGAGGTCAAAAAGTTTGAAGATCCCTTGCTTAATGGATTATTCTGATATTTTCACTGAACAGAGGTGATGAGCTTTATCCGTCGAGATGCCTGGAGCTGTACATCCTGTATTGTCAcagctgaatactattccattagATGAAGAGATCCTAGAGTATTAGTTTGTGTGTACTGACATAGAAGCCCATGGCTGGGGGTCTGTGTGCGGGGTGTATGTCTAGGAGAGGACTGCCGGGGTCGTAGGTGGTACTTCAGTTCTATGGGATAAAGGGACACCGTTTTAGAcaactgctggtgggaatggaaaggGTTCATTGCTCCATAgcttaaaaaattggaaaagccTCAGAATACCAAATCTAACGGTATAAAACAGTATCCTATTATGGTCTTAACTTATGTTTTCCTAATCACCAATGAGGTTGAAGATTTTTTCCCTAGATTTTATTGTCCATTCTGCAGATACCGGTCCctgttttttgcccatttttctaccaGATCGTTCATTGTTTCCATAACTGATTTCTGGGACATTCCTAAATTTATCAAATACTAATCCTTTGTTGGATTATGTTGAAAACACCTTCTGTCCACTTGGGGCTTATTGCTTTACATACTTTATAGTATCTTTTGATGAACAAAACTCTTAATGAAATGTGTCATTTGAAAAGTAATTTATGCAttgtcttgttaaaaaaaaaataccctaagAATGTCAAATATCTCTGAGACCCTCTCAGTCCTGTCTCCAACTTCCTTAATGGTTTTCACCTCTGCGTTCTTGTGCTGCCTCACAGAACCGTCTTAAGTCATATCTTCAGTGCTGCTGTCTCCATTGACTTCAATTGCATTTCCAGAAATTCTATTTGAGTCTTTCAAGTCTACCTAGTCCTGATTACCTCTTGTCCCTTCTTACTTTTGATTAGTTTTGGATGTTttaaatacacttattttttaaatttattatttatttgacagaggtggGGGAgcgtgtacaagcagggggagcagcaggcagagggagagggaggaatagggagtccaacacagggctcaatcccagggccctgggatcacaagaagagccgaaggcagatgcttaactgactgagctacccaggagcccaaaatacacttattttataCTCTGCCTGAGGATTCCAACATTGAGGTCTTTGGAGGTCTGACTTCATTATTTCTGCTTACTCTTACATAAATGCCTTAAGTCCTTACATCCTATGATTTGACTGTGAACTCACATTTGTTGGAATTTTAGGAATGGAAACTCTCTGATACCCAGATCAATGCTCATTCTGAGCCTATTTGCTCCTACTGGTTACATGGGGACCCAATCAACCCCTGGACTCTGGGGCTGGATGGAGGGACCAGATGAGCAAAGAAAACTCAATGAATATACTCCTTTTATTgatgcttccttccccagggctcTGGAAACTAAACTCTCGGCTTGGATGTTTTTGGAATCAAGAGTCTTTAAAACCTCATGAGGGCAGCTTGTATTCATGGATTCTTAGGAGAGACTAAGATTCTCTTCTTTATGTGGGCATCTCTAATCTGGCCCCTTACCCTGTGTCAGCCCAAAGCTTTGTCTCCTGTCCTGCCGGCACCTGTCGAGACTGCAGCCCTCAGTCACTGCGGTGAGTGGATGGGCACATTGAGACGCTCACAGGTAAACTGCTTCTCTAGATTCTGGCTCCCATAAAAGTTTTGGCCTCTGAGGATTTTCCTTTGTTGAAGGTCAGTaagcatataaaatatgttttaatatttttctttacacTTTTGGGAGTTTTATAGTAGGATCCAAGAGATATATAATCTGTAGTTTTCCTGGATATGGAAACCTTTATTCAACTTTTTTACCTTTCTAACTCAccatacattcacacacacacacacacacacacacacatacacatacacacacacacacacacatccctactCAACTGCATTGGCTAAAGGAATGGTCACTGGGTCACATTTGTGTACTTTAACAGGATCTATAGCTACTTATTGGCCTAAACCTGTTCCTCAGAATTATTTGCTttaaagctggtgcagccactctggagaacagtatcgaggttcctcaaaaagttgaaaatagagctaccctgcaacccagcaattgcactactgggtatttaccccaaagatacaaatgtagtaatcggAAGGGGCACctcaccccaatgtttataacagcaatgtccacaagagccaaactatgggagGAGCCTgggtatccatcaacagatgaatgaataaaaaagatgtgcTAGAGATATACAGTGGAAtgctatacagccatcaaaaatgaaatcttgtcatttgcaacgagGTGGaaagaactagagggtattacgctgagcaaaagaagtcagtcagagaaagacaattatcatatgatctcactcatatgtggaatttaagaaacaaaacagaggatcataggaaaggaagggaaaaataagataaaatcagtGAGGGAGATAAATcctaagagattcttaatcataggaaacaaattgagggctgctggaggagacgtgggtgggggttggggtaactgggtgatgggcgttaagaagggcacgtgatgtaatgagcactggtgttatatACGACTGATAAATCAttgaactctgcctctgaaactaataatacactatatgttaattaattgagcttaaattttaaaaaatgatttgctTTAAATCATATAGCTCAGGCCCATTAAGATGCTAAATTTCCTAGAAATACTTTGAAGCAACCGGTTGAGGGTTGCAGATCTGGTTATTAGGGGAAACAAAGTATATATTTAGAAAGAGGGCAAGTCAGCACCAAACCAGGGAACACGTTTTGTGGGTAAAAGTCTACCCAGTAGCTGTTCAGATAAGTGTTTTACTTACTGGTGTCCACTTCTGCCCTTTCTCCAAGATCATGAAATGCGTGTTGTCTTCTAAGGTCTGAAAGAACTCTTCCGTATCCACCACGGTCCCATCTTCCTCCAGCACCAAACTGACCAGTCCACTGGTGATAACCAAGGCTTCCAGGGTCTGCACTGGCAACGTATCAGAGACATGGAAGAAAGCAGGAGATTCTGTTTTGAGCCCTCAGAGCCACTCTTTAAGTTATAGTTTCCAAAGTCCTGTCTGATCTTGCTAAAATTTCAATGGCAAAGATCTTAACGGGGGTGTAGGACTTGGTCTTTGCCTGGAAAAAGGGaatttcaggtttctttttttttaattttttattttttaaattaacatataatgtattattagccccaggggtacaggtctgtgaatcgccagaatttctggtttctttctttctttttttaaatatttttatttatttatttgacagacagatcacaagtaggcagagcagcaggcagagagagagagaggaggaagcaggttccctgctgagcagagaacccgatgcggggctcgatcccaggaccctgagatcatgacctgagctgaaggcagaggctttaacccactgagccacccaggcgccccaaatttcaGGTTTCTAATGGATCTCTCTTTTTCAGAGATTTCAATGACATGAGACAAATGAAGACATTGAGTCATACAGCTTCTATAATTACTGATTTtggcaaataaaatgaataaggcAGCAATACAATAGAATGCCATCTCTCTTGCTATTAGGTCTGGGTGGGGGATGCTCATTTATTTCCATGGGTGTCTTTGTCTGGGTTATGCCTCCATAACCCAACTCCACAGACTCCGGATTCTTCCTTTTTTGGTGATCTAGGACACTGTTTTAGAttaaagactattctttcctgGG encodes the following:
- the CIDEA gene encoding cell death activator CIDE-A isoform X2; translation: MGSQTKRVLLTPLMHSARPFRVSNHDRSSRRGVMANSLKDLLSKTLEALVITSGLVSLVLEEDGTVVDTEEFFQTLEDNTHFMILEKGQKWTPGGNYVSARQQPKKAGIARVTFDLYKLNPKDVIGCLNVKATMYEMYSVSYDIRCTGVKALLRSLLRLVSHAAQVTGQLLIYTGSYMLQLLGDTEGPAPRRSHSRRGFMCG
- the CIDEA gene encoding cell death activator CIDE-A isoform X1 — encoded protein: METARDYAGALIRPLRFMGSQTKRVLLTPLMHSARPFRVSNHDRSSRRGVMANSLKDLLSKTLEALVITSGLVSLVLEEDGTVVDTEEFFQTLEDNTHFMILEKGQKWTPGGNYVSARQQPKKAGIARVTFDLYKLNPKDVIGCLNVKATMYEMYSVSYDIRCTGVKALLRSLLRLVSHAAQVTGQLLIYTGSYMLQLLGDTEGPAPRRSHSRRGFMCG